Proteins encoded within one genomic window of Fibrobacterota bacterium:
- a CDS encoding iron ABC transporter permease, protein MGIPIGPARQSSAAQAAARLPVWAGLGALALLLAALLILGLACGSVRIPMPATVSILFGGAVGDPVWRDILWQLRMPRCLTAALAGSGLAVSGLLMQTLFRNPLAGPYSLGISAGATLGVALAVLAGAGAGALPGLPALARLGPQLGTAGSAVAGAAAVMLLVLAVSRRIRSNTTLLILGLMFGQIAGGLVAVLQAFSDSERLRAFTFWGFGSYAGVTWAQLPALAIATGLGILMAALSAKSLNALLLGWTYARSLGVNAGRLRAMLLASTSLLAGAVTAYCGPVAFLGLAVPHLCRGMFRTADHRVLLPACVLLGAALSLASDLACRLPGGGRTLPLNAVTALVGAPVVIAILVRRRAARDE, encoded by the coding sequence ATGGGGATCCCGATCGGGCCCGCGCGGCAAAGTTCCGCCGCCCAGGCCGCCGCGCGCCTTCCCGTCTGGGCGGGCCTCGGAGCGCTTGCGCTTTTGCTCGCGGCTCTTTTGATCCTGGGCCTGGCTTGCGGTTCGGTGCGCATACCTATGCCTGCGACCGTCTCGATCTTATTCGGCGGCGCCGTCGGCGATCCGGTGTGGCGGGACATCCTCTGGCAATTGCGCATGCCCCGTTGCCTTACCGCGGCGCTGGCGGGATCGGGTTTGGCGGTGAGCGGGCTCTTGATGCAGACCTTGTTCCGCAACCCCCTGGCCGGGCCTTATTCGCTGGGGATCAGCGCGGGCGCCACCTTGGGCGTAGCATTGGCGGTACTGGCCGGCGCAGGGGCGGGGGCATTGCCGGGCCTGCCGGCGCTCGCGCGACTGGGCCCGCAATTGGGCACGGCCGGATCGGCGGTGGCCGGCGCGGCGGCGGTCATGCTGCTGGTGCTGGCCGTATCCCGGCGGATCCGCAGCAATACCACCTTGTTGATCCTGGGCTTGATGTTCGGGCAAATCGCCGGCGGTCTGGTGGCGGTGCTGCAAGCCTTCAGCGATTCGGAGCGCTTACGCGCCTTCACCTTCTGGGGCTTCGGCAGCTATGCGGGCGTGACCTGGGCGCAACTGCCCGCGCTCGCGATCGCGACGGGCCTGGGGATCCTGATGGCCGCGCTTTCCGCCAAGTCCCTGAACGCGCTTTTACTGGGCTGGACTTACGCGCGTAGCCTGGGAGTGAACGCAGGCCGCTTGCGCGCCATGCTGCTCGCTTCCACCTCGCTGCTGGCCGGCGCGGTGACCGCCTACTGCGGTCCGGTCGCGTTCCTCGGACTGGCCGTCCCGCACTTGTGCCGGGGCATGTTCCGCACCGCCGATCATCGCGTACTCTTGCCCGCTTGCGTCTTGCTCGGGGCCGCCCTGTCGCTGGCTTCCGATCTCGCCTGCCGTTTGCCCGGGGGAGGCCGGACGCTCCCTTTGAACGCCGTCACCGCCCTGGTCGGCGCGCCCGTGGTGATCGCCATACTCGTACGCCGCCGCGCCGCGAGGGACGAATGA
- a CDS encoding ABC transporter substrate-binding protein yields the protein MGIFSPPLRFAAVIILGLAGCDHPASGEKAKAGSGRPALQSGKPRPGSHPLRYAEVFSMSRSGDATRITVHNPWQGAHQDFTYLLVPRDQASRGAPRGDTQIVAVPLRRAVTLTTTNLKQLEDLGVLDSLVGVGSGRLICSPAVRQRLADGRIRDVGDDMHLDLEALVALRPELLFTYIVGGSSDGGLAKLAEARLPAAIEGSYMEENPLGRAEWIKFMAAFFGKAAAADSIFNEIDSSYRALAALAAGAARKPVVLVGAPFGGAWWVPGGHTYVARLLADAGAAYPWAGDTTRGSLNMDLEAVLAKAGGAEIWLNVWGWKDLADARAQDDRYALFRAFREGNVWNNDRIRCADGGRDFFETGTARPDWVLADLIAILHPELLPGHVMRWYRRLPAGKRAGEKSSTPADPGGKAG from the coding sequence ATGGGAATCTTTTCGCCGCCATTGCGGTTCGCCGCCGTCATTATCCTTGGCCTGGCCGGATGCGATCATCCGGCTTCGGGCGAAAAGGCGAAGGCCGGCTCCGGGCGCCCCGCCCTCCAGTCCGGGAAACCCCGCCCGGGTTCCCATCCTTTGCGGTATGCCGAAGTTTTTTCCATGTCCCGGAGCGGGGATGCCACGCGGATCACGGTACATAATCCCTGGCAAGGCGCGCACCAGGACTTTACCTATTTGCTGGTGCCCCGGGACCAAGCATCCCGCGGCGCCCCTCGGGGGGATACCCAAATCGTGGCCGTACCCTTGCGCCGCGCGGTGACCCTCACCACCACCAATCTCAAGCAGCTGGAAGATCTGGGGGTACTGGATTCCCTAGTGGGGGTAGGGTCGGGGCGGTTGATATGCAGTCCCGCGGTGCGCCAACGGCTGGCGGACGGCCGCATCCGGGACGTGGGCGACGATATGCATCTCGATCTCGAGGCTTTGGTGGCATTGCGGCCCGAATTGCTTTTCACTTACATCGTCGGGGGTTCTTCGGACGGGGGCTTGGCCAAGCTGGCGGAGGCCCGGCTGCCGGCGGCGATCGAGGGATCGTACATGGAGGAAAACCCGCTGGGCCGCGCCGAATGGATCAAGTTCATGGCGGCCTTCTTCGGGAAAGCGGCCGCGGCCGACTCCATCTTCAACGAGATCGACAGCTCGTACCGGGCCTTGGCGGCGCTGGCCGCGGGGGCCGCTCGCAAACCGGTGGTGCTGGTGGGCGCGCCCTTCGGAGGCGCATGGTGGGTACCCGGGGGGCATACCTACGTGGCTCGCCTCTTGGCCGATGCGGGCGCAGCTTACCCTTGGGCCGGGGATACCACGCGCGGAAGCCTCAACATGGATCTGGAGGCGGTTTTGGCGAAGGCGGGCGGGGCGGAAATCTGGCTGAACGTCTGGGGGTGGAAGGATTTGGCGGATGCGCGGGCCCAGGACGATCGCTACGCGTTGTTCCGGGCCTTCCGGGAAGGGAACGTTTGGAACAACGACCGCATCCGCTGCGCGGACGGAGGGCGGGATTTCTTCGAGACCGGCACCGCGCGTCCCGATTGGGTGCTGGCGGATCTCATCGCCATCTTGCATCCGGAGCTTTTGCCCGGGCATGTCATGCGCTGGTATCGGCGCCTGCCTGCGGGTAAACGCGCGGGGGAGAAGTCGTCCACCCCGGCCGACCCGGGCGGGAAGGCCGGATGA
- a CDS encoding HD domain-containing protein, whose protein sequence is MSQRLEDFWRSRKAEGELQTTEIPISMLLALDKMVQQQAGAPAAPAELQSAADSAASERKSALTVRDLSGHLKRVAAYAKLLALKAGLSEQESNFVKQIAPMHDIGKWAIPEAILQKPSTLTPEEWEIMKTHTQAGYEMLKDSKLDVLQMGALVAVQHQEKFDGTGYPKGLKGEEIHIYSRITTVADVFDALGSQRSYKHAWAVADIVQYFAEGRGTHFDPTLVDLLLENLEEFLAVREGLPVAGAEAAGAEATGVDENPSGR, encoded by the coding sequence ATGTCGCAGCGCCTGGAAGATTTCTGGCGTAGCCGTAAAGCCGAAGGCGAACTCCAGACCACGGAAATCCCCATCTCCATGCTGCTGGCCCTGGATAAGATGGTCCAGCAACAGGCCGGAGCCCCGGCCGCGCCCGCCGAACTACAATCCGCCGCGGACTCCGCCGCATCCGAGCGTAAAAGCGCGTTGACCGTGCGCGATTTGAGCGGGCATCTGAAACGCGTCGCCGCTTACGCCAAACTCCTCGCCCTCAAGGCCGGCCTTTCCGAGCAAGAATCCAATTTCGTCAAGCAGATCGCGCCCATGCACGATATCGGGAAATGGGCCATCCCCGAAGCCATCCTGCAAAAGCCCAGCACCTTGACCCCGGAGGAGTGGGAGATCATGAAGACCCACACCCAGGCGGGTTACGAGATGTTGAAGGATTCCAAGCTGGACGTACTGCAAATGGGCGCCCTGGTGGCGGTCCAGCACCAGGAAAAGTTCGACGGCACGGGTTATCCCAAGGGCCTCAAGGGCGAAGAGATCCACATCTACAGCCGCATCACCACGGTGGCGGACGTGTTCGACGCCTTGGGCAGCCAGCGATCCTACAAGCACGCTTGGGCCGTCGCCGACATCGTGCAGTACTTCGCCGAAGGGCGCGGGACGCATTTCGATCCGACGCTTGTGGACTTGCTGCTGGAGAACCTGGAAGAATTCCTGGCGGTCCGCGAAGGGCTGCCGGTCGCCGGCGCCGAGGCGGCGGGCGCCGAAGCTACGGGCGTGGACGAAAACCCTAGCGGGCGCTAG
- a CDS encoding response regulator translates to MMKSILLVEDEDMLRGLIRELLEIKGYEVLEASQGVEALEMIRNADRPIDLVLTDVVMPHMSGSELVENLRQDFPGLKVIFMSGYTGSNNAAVHKNLGMPGVAFLQKPFRLNALIGMVEGLLGGDVRRETV, encoded by the coding sequence GTGATGAAATCCATCCTTTTGGTGGAAGATGAGGATATGCTGCGCGGCCTTATCCGCGAGCTCCTCGAGATCAAGGGCTATGAAGTCCTTGAGGCCTCCCAAGGCGTGGAGGCCCTCGAGATGATCCGCAATGCGGATCGCCCCATCGACCTGGTGCTCACCGACGTGGTGATGCCGCATATGAGCGGGTCCGAGCTAGTGGAGAATCTGAGGCAAGATTTCCCCGGCCTCAAGGTGATCTTCATGTCCGGGTACACCGGAAGCAATAACGCGGCGGTGCACAAGAACCTGGGGATGCCCGGCGTCGCGTTCCTGCAGAAACCGTTCCGCCTGAACGCGTTGATCGGGATGGTGGAAGGATTATTGGGCGGCGACGTCCGGCGGGAAACGGTCTAG
- a CDS encoding DUF2914 domain-containing protein: protein MKRFAALFFRAKAAFPAVAFFGGFLWDAATLGRAVTALDLWMLLGYLLVSAGLLVFMGRRGRLGGPEAAEAHVDKGAIPGGMAHAEGAHDQPDTAFAKARHWLREEGPVFFLQFCFGSQFSALFILYFLSSSYLPGFVLAVVLLGLLVANEFLEDHYHRFTLTWALFGTCAILFLNFAIPHVMGSINAFWFFISTAAGVGLTFVAKRLSPKAKGSLWPTYAVALCLVGLYLANAIPPVPLVKKNVSICRNLERVDGDYSAEIEPPPAWAFWRTSETLVRQRPGEKIFCFTSVFAPKGLHCTLYHRWRFDDPRRGWVDASRIGFPIAGGRAEGFRGYTNKRNLAPGKWEVRLETETGRVLGEIRFRCEASSDTALVLKRIPLD, encoded by the coding sequence GTGAAACGCTTCGCCGCCCTGTTCTTCCGCGCCAAGGCCGCCTTCCCCGCGGTCGCGTTCTTCGGCGGTTTCCTGTGGGACGCCGCCACCCTGGGCCGCGCGGTCACCGCCCTGGATCTCTGGATGCTGTTAGGCTACTTACTGGTCTCGGCCGGGCTCTTGGTCTTCATGGGCCGCCGCGGCCGATTGGGCGGACCTGAAGCCGCGGAGGCCCACGTCGACAAAGGGGCAATCCCCGGCGGGATGGCGCATGCCGAAGGGGCCCACGACCAGCCCGACACCGCCTTCGCCAAGGCCCGCCATTGGCTTCGAGAAGAAGGCCCGGTCTTTTTCCTGCAGTTCTGCTTCGGAAGCCAATTCAGCGCGCTGTTCATCCTCTATTTCCTCAGCTCCAGTTACCTGCCCGGATTCGTATTGGCCGTGGTCCTACTCGGCCTGTTGGTCGCCAACGAATTCCTGGAAGACCATTACCATCGCTTCACGCTCACCTGGGCCTTGTTCGGAACCTGCGCCATCCTCTTCCTCAATTTCGCCATCCCCCACGTCATGGGCAGCATCAATGCGTTCTGGTTCTTCATCAGCACGGCCGCGGGCGTAGGTTTAACCTTCGTCGCGAAGCGGCTTTCCCCCAAGGCCAAGGGCAGCCTCTGGCCCACCTATGCCGTAGCCTTATGTCTCGTGGGGCTCTATCTCGCCAACGCCATCCCGCCGGTGCCGCTGGTCAAGAAGAACGTGTCCATCTGCCGCAACCTGGAACGGGTCGATGGCGACTACTCGGCCGAGATCGAACCGCCGCCGGCCTGGGCCTTTTGGCGGACCTCGGAAACCCTCGTGCGGCAAAGGCCCGGAGAGAAGATCTTTTGTTTCACTTCGGTGTTCGCCCCCAAGGGTTTGCATTGCACCCTGTACCATCGCTGGCGCTTCGACGATCCCCGCCGGGGCTGGGTGGACGCTTCGCGCATCGGATTCCCCATCGCGGGGGGCCGCGCCGAGGGATTTCGGGGCTATACCAATAAACGCAACCTTGCCCCGGGAAAGTGGGAAGTCCGGCTGGAAACGGAGACGGGACGGGTGCTGGGCGAAATCCGCTTCCGCTGCGAGGCTTCCTCGGATACCGCCCTGGTATTGAAAAGAATCCCCCTAGATTGA
- a CDS encoding phosphoenolpyruvate carboxylase produces the protein MSRVDPALQAFQEQVALKYQLYNGLFLGLPFEDLADTGVQLPLFANECREKLQAGKSPAEIVAQYFKERPGRPGFEAQVKVLFKFLQLVERQVVLFDALEDAAFPAVNDVTGPGSLDHFLARVVDQGKQDLLGKELDGYKVRIVLTAHPTQFYPDSILGIITDLSEAIEADKLPVIHELLLQMGKTRFQNRQRPTPLDEAKSLIWYLEHIFYRTLPAVSSRLLGALPEGRQDPFRHAPGVELGFWPGGDRDGNPYVTSATTLKVAEALKASILGLYLRDLESLLNRLTFDGVIQPLQAIRDRVEATAPRALPGEAKPYPAPADLLEDLRPLRRALAEEHQGLFIARLDEFIHKVQAFGFHFAALDLRQDSRVHATALETLFARLHSRGHLSAPKSQRKGAWPRAHGSSQDSASALLEEMGGYPGLSAEGKLDFLTRCLEAPDLKAEFLPDEIDPLAADTLASLAAARAIQDLGGERALDRYVISNANSALNVLEVMVLARLSGWNAGRIGLDIVPLFETIEDLKHAEGIMRKLYAHPAYAAHLAWRDRAQTIMLGFSDGTKDGGYITANWSIHKAKRDLTRVSREAGIRAIFFDGRGGPPARGGGNTHKFYRSLGADIEHGEIQLTIQGQTISSNFGTPEAARYNLEQLFTAGLEDKLFPPDAPDLDPEDIRLLDRLSKHSREAYLKFREDPLFLPYLEEMTPLSYYGMLNIASRPTRRKSSSLRFEDLRAIPFVGAWSQMKQNIPGFYGVGIGIGKMTAGGGRRKLEELYRSSLFFRTLVENAMMSLSKSYFPLTRYLEKDRKYGRFWRRIYKEATDARAVVKEITGQQKLLETNPAVRESIRLRERIILPLLVIQQYAMGMVKSVQRNPDAYPKGALDAYAKMVVKAMAANINAARNSA, from the coding sequence GTGAGTCGCGTCGATCCCGCCCTGCAGGCCTTTCAGGAGCAGGTGGCCCTGAAGTACCAGCTGTACAACGGGCTGTTCCTGGGGCTGCCCTTCGAGGACCTGGCCGATACCGGCGTGCAATTGCCGCTCTTCGCCAACGAATGCCGGGAAAAATTGCAAGCGGGGAAATCCCCGGCCGAGATCGTCGCCCAGTATTTCAAAGAACGTCCGGGACGGCCCGGCTTCGAGGCCCAAGTAAAGGTCCTCTTCAAGTTCCTGCAATTGGTGGAACGCCAGGTGGTGCTCTTCGACGCCTTGGAGGATGCCGCCTTCCCCGCCGTGAACGACGTTACCGGGCCGGGCAGCCTCGATCATTTCCTGGCCCGCGTCGTCGATCAGGGCAAGCAGGACTTGCTCGGTAAGGAGTTGGACGGCTATAAGGTGCGCATCGTGCTCACGGCCCATCCTACCCAGTTCTATCCCGATTCCATCCTCGGCATCATCACCGACCTGAGCGAGGCCATCGAGGCCGACAAGCTGCCGGTCATCCACGAGCTCTTGCTCCAGATGGGCAAGACCCGATTCCAGAACCGCCAGCGCCCGACGCCCCTGGACGAGGCCAAGAGCCTTATCTGGTATCTGGAACACATCTTCTACCGGACCCTGCCGGCGGTCTCTTCGCGCCTTTTAGGCGCCCTTCCCGAAGGCCGCCAGGATCCGTTCCGGCATGCTCCCGGCGTCGAACTCGGCTTCTGGCCCGGGGGCGATCGCGACGGTAACCCGTACGTTACCTCGGCGACCACCCTCAAGGTGGCCGAAGCCCTCAAGGCGAGCATCCTGGGCCTGTACCTCCGCGATCTGGAGTCCCTGCTCAACCGCCTTACCTTTGACGGCGTGATCCAACCCTTGCAGGCCATCCGCGATCGCGTGGAGGCGACCGCCCCGCGGGCCTTGCCCGGCGAGGCCAAGCCCTACCCCGCCCCGGCCGACCTGCTGGAGGATCTGCGCCCGTTGCGGCGCGCGCTGGCGGAAGAGCATCAGGGCCTTTTCATCGCCCGCCTGGACGAATTCATCCACAAGGTTCAGGCCTTCGGATTCCATTTCGCCGCCTTGGATCTGCGCCAGGACAGCCGCGTGCACGCGACCGCCCTGGAAACCCTCTTCGCGCGCTTGCACTCCCGCGGGCATCTCTCCGCGCCCAAGAGCCAGCGCAAAGGGGCGTGGCCGCGCGCGCATGGGTCCTCCCAGGATTCCGCCTCGGCCTTGCTGGAGGAAATGGGCGGATATCCCGGCCTCTCCGCCGAAGGCAAGCTGGATTTCCTGACGCGCTGCCTGGAGGCCCCGGACCTGAAAGCGGAGTTCCTCCCGGACGAGATCGATCCCCTCGCCGCCGATACCCTGGCTTCCCTGGCCGCCGCGCGCGCCATCCAGGACCTGGGCGGCGAACGGGCCCTGGACCGTTACGTGATCAGCAATGCCAACTCCGCTCTGAACGTGCTGGAAGTCATGGTGCTGGCGCGCCTCTCGGGATGGAACGCCGGCCGCATCGGCCTCGACATCGTCCCCCTCTTCGAGACCATCGAGGATCTGAAGCACGCCGAAGGCATCATGCGGAAGCTGTACGCCCATCCCGCCTACGCCGCGCACCTGGCTTGGCGCGACCGGGCCCAGACCATCATGCTGGGCTTCTCGGACGGGACCAAGGACGGCGGCTACATCACCGCCAACTGGTCCATCCATAAGGCCAAGCGCGATCTCACGCGCGTTTCGCGCGAGGCCGGGATCCGCGCCATCTTCTTCGACGGCCGCGGCGGGCCGCCGGCGCGGGGCGGCGGCAATACGCATAAGTTCTACCGCTCCCTCGGCGCCGATATCGAGCACGGCGAAATCCAGCTCACCATCCAAGGCCAGACCATCAGCTCCAATTTCGGGACTCCCGAAGCGGCACGCTACAATCTGGAGCAGCTCTTCACCGCGGGCTTGGAAGACAAGCTTTTCCCTCCCGATGCCCCCGATCTCGATCCCGAGGACATCCGACTGCTCGATCGCTTGTCCAAGCACAGCCGCGAGGCCTATCTCAAGTTCCGCGAGGATCCGCTCTTCCTCCCCTATCTGGAAGAGATGACTCCGCTTTCCTATTACGGCATGCTCAACATCGCCAGCCGCCCCACGCGCCGCAAGTCCTCGTCCTTACGCTTCGAGGATTTGCGGGCCATCCCCTTCGTGGGCGCCTGGAGCCAGATGAAGCAGAACATCCCCGGCTTCTACGGGGTCGGCATCGGCATCGGCAAGATGACGGCCGGCGGCGGACGGCGCAAGCTGGAGGAACTCTACCGCTCCTCCCTCTTCTTCCGCACCTTGGTCGAGAACGCCATGATGAGCCTGTCGAAGTCGTACTTCCCGCTCACGCGCTACTTGGAGAAGGACCGCAAGTACGGGCGCTTCTGGCGGCGCATCTATAAGGAAGCCACCGACGCGCGCGCGGTCGTGAAGGAGATCACGGGCCAGCAGAAATTGCTGGAGACGAATCCGGCGGTGCGGGAATCCATCCGCCTGCGCGAGCGCATCATCCTCCCCCTGCTGGTGATCCAGCAATACGCCATGGGGATGGTGAAGTCCGTACAGCGGAATCCGGATGCCTACCCCAAAGGGGCCTTGGACGCTTACGCAAAAATGGTGGTCAAAGCCATGGCCGCGAATATCAATGCGGCGCGGAACTCGGCTTAA
- a CDS encoding fumarate hydratase encodes MPQYQRVEPYPLGADATEYRLLSRDFVSIERFGDREILKVDPQALTLLAREALTDVNFLLRASHLAKLRAILDDPEASDNDRFVADTLLKNAVIAAQGKLPSCQDTGTAIVIGEKGERVWTGGDDEAALEEGIFRTYQEQNLRYSQMAPVSMFDEKNTGNNLPAQIDIHAASGGPGHGDEYRFLFLAKGGGSANKTYLFQETKSLLNEKSLEKFLREKLFSLGTAACPPYHLAVVIGGTSAEATLKAVKLASTGYYDSLPIQGQGDGKAFRDPEWEERIVRMARESRIGAQFGGKYFVHDVRVLRLPRHAASCPVGIGVSCSADRNIKAKITRDGIFLERLERDPGRFIPADRAGAGAGVGVETKPVPIDLNQPMEAIRAELSKHPIKTRLSLTGPLIVARDVAHARIKQMLDAGKPMPQYLKDHPVYYAGPAKTPQGMASGSFGPTTAGRMDGYVDEFMAKGGSFVMLAKGNRSPVVREACAKHKGFYLGSIGGPAAILAQENILKVEVVDFEDLGMEAVRRIWVKDFPAFTVVDDKGNDFFQGMGAKD; translated from the coding sequence ATGCCCCAGTACCAGCGCGTGGAACCCTATCCCTTAGGGGCCGATGCCACCGAGTATCGCCTCCTCAGCCGCGATTTCGTCTCCATAGAGCGCTTCGGCGACCGCGAGATCCTGAAAGTGGACCCGCAGGCCCTTACCCTGCTGGCCCGCGAGGCCCTCACCGACGTCAATTTCCTTTTACGTGCGTCCCATCTGGCCAAGCTGCGCGCCATCCTGGATGATCCCGAAGCCTCGGACAACGATCGCTTCGTGGCCGATACCCTGCTCAAGAACGCCGTGATCGCCGCCCAAGGGAAATTGCCTTCCTGCCAGGATACGGGCACCGCCATCGTGATCGGCGAGAAGGGCGAGCGCGTATGGACCGGCGGCGACGACGAAGCGGCATTGGAAGAAGGCATCTTCCGCACCTACCAGGAACAAAACCTGCGCTATTCCCAGATGGCCCCGGTCTCCATGTTCGATGAGAAAAACACCGGCAATAATCTTCCCGCCCAGATCGATATCCATGCCGCCTCCGGCGGCCCGGGCCATGGGGACGAATACCGCTTCCTCTTCCTGGCCAAGGGCGGCGGCTCGGCCAACAAAACCTATCTCTTCCAAGAGACCAAGTCGCTCCTGAACGAAAAGTCCCTGGAGAAATTCCTGCGCGAAAAGTTGTTCTCCTTGGGCACGGCCGCCTGCCCGCCCTATCATCTGGCCGTGGTCATCGGCGGGACCTCGGCGGAGGCGACCTTAAAGGCGGTCAAGCTGGCCTCGACGGGCTACTACGACTCGCTGCCGATCCAGGGCCAGGGCGACGGCAAGGCCTTCCGCGATCCCGAATGGGAAGAACGCATCGTCCGCATGGCCCGCGAAAGCCGCATCGGAGCCCAGTTCGGGGGAAAGTACTTCGTCCACGACGTGCGCGTGCTGCGCCTGCCGCGCCACGCCGCATCCTGCCCGGTGGGCATCGGGGTCAGCTGCAGCGCGGACCGGAACATCAAGGCCAAGATCACCCGGGACGGGATCTTCCTGGAGCGCTTGGAACGCGATCCCGGCCGGTTCATTCCCGCGGACCGGGCCGGCGCCGGCGCGGGAGTGGGCGTAGAAACGAAGCCGGTCCCCATCGATCTCAACCAGCCGATGGAAGCCATCCGCGCCGAATTGTCCAAGCATCCCATCAAGACGCGCCTGTCCCTGACCGGGCCGCTTATCGTGGCCCGCGACGTCGCGCATGCGCGCATCAAGCAAATGCTGGACGCTGGCAAGCCCATGCCGCAATACCTCAAGGATCACCCCGTCTATTACGCCGGTCCCGCCAAGACCCCGCAGGGCATGGCTTCGGGCAGCTTCGGGCCCACCACGGCCGGCCGCATGGACGGCTACGTGGACGAGTTCATGGCCAAGGGAGGTTCCTTCGTCATGCTGGCCAAAGGCAACCGTTCGCCCGTGGTGCGCGAGGCATGCGCCAAGCATAAGGGCTTCTACCTGGGCTCCATCGGCGGGCCCGCCGCCATCCTGGCGCAGGAAAACATCCTCAAGGTCGAAGTAGTGGATTTCGAAGACTTAGGCATGGAGGCCGTGCGCCGCATCTGGGTGAAGGATTTCCCCGCCTTCACCGTAGTGGACGACAAGGGCAACGATTTCTTTCAGGGCATGGGCGCGAAGGACTGA
- a CDS encoding response regulator, whose amino-acid sequence MKVCFILSSIGGPRMLPQIFAGGMRDDVAYVVIQRLAGAGLLDVLVECLREDLNRKTLIAGHTLQLQPGAIHFLPNERNYAFEGDALAAAPGKGALDLDLLFASAAAQPHACAVAVLSGMLVQDEGLAGLAKLAAKGSSIVGTLESQTPVFDMIERLRSAGLMGELYPPKHLLEHLEFATAKPRAESPAGTQNGPRFLIADDDEKVRSMLFEMLKLHGIASDLAVDGLDAVRKIQKGHYDALILDLAMPEMDGIKTLEALKTIDPALPIVVMTGSEDPARIQAAKEFNVLGVLQKPFSWDKLKKLLPMG is encoded by the coding sequence ATGAAGGTCTGCTTCATCCTTTCCTCCATCGGCGGCCCGCGCATGCTGCCGCAGATTTTCGCCGGCGGCATGCGGGACGACGTCGCTTACGTGGTGATCCAGCGGCTGGCCGGGGCCGGCCTCTTGGACGTGCTGGTGGAATGCCTGCGCGAAGATCTCAACCGCAAGACCCTGATCGCGGGCCATACCCTGCAGCTCCAGCCCGGGGCCATCCACTTCCTGCCCAATGAACGCAACTACGCCTTCGAAGGCGATGCCTTGGCGGCCGCCCCCGGCAAAGGCGCCCTGGATCTGGATCTCCTCTTCGCCTCGGCCGCCGCCCAGCCCCATGCCTGCGCGGTCGCCGTGCTTTCGGGCATGCTGGTGCAGGACGAAGGCTTGGCCGGGCTCGCCAAGCTGGCGGCCAAAGGGTCCTCCATCGTGGGCACCTTGGAGAGCCAAACGCCCGTCTTCGACATGATCGAGCGCCTCCGCTCCGCCGGCCTCATGGGCGAGCTTTATCCGCCCAAGCATTTGCTGGAGCATCTCGAATTCGCGACGGCCAAGCCCCGAGCGGAATCGCCCGCCGGGACGCAGAACGGCCCGCGCTTCCTGATCGCCGACGACGACGAGAAGGTGCGTTCCATGCTTTTCGAGATGCTGAAACTCCACGGCATCGCCTCCGATCTGGCGGTGGACGGTTTGGACGCCGTGCGCAAGATCCAGAAGGGCCATTACGATGCGCTGATCCTGGATCTGGCCATGCCGGAGATGGACGGCATCAAGACCTTGGAAGCCCTCAAGACCATCGATCCGGCTTTGCCCATCGTGGTGATGACGGGCAGCGAGGATCCCGCGCGCATCCAGGCGGCGAAGGAGTTCAACGTGTTAGGCGTTCTGCAGAAGCCCTTTTCCTGGGACAAGCTGAAGAAGCTGCTGCCCATGGGCTAA